The nucleotide sequence ATACCAAATAGCGATACTATAAAATCTATAGAAGATGATATAACTTTTTTGGGCGATGTTTTGAATAAAAGCGATGAAGCTTCTAATATTATCAGTATTATGGACAAAAATATAGAAAATATTAGAGCTATAGGTGAAAGCATACAAAATAAAAAGAAAGTTTATTTTGAAATAGCGGCTTTGCCGAATTTATATTCATTCGGAACTAATGTTTATTTAGATGATATGATAAATATTATAGGGGCATCTAATATATTTTCTGATAAAAATTCTTGGATAACTACCACTGAAGAAAATGTGTTATTTTCTAATCCTGATATAATATTTACAAGCGTTCACTATATAGATAATCCTACAGAAGAAATATTAAGCCGTGAATCTTGGCAGAATGTAAATGCTGTAAAAAATAAAGATGTATACTATATAGCTTCAGGTTCATTGCCTACGCATAATATTGTAAATGCTTTAATTATAATGGCTAAATATGCTTATCCTAATGAATACAAAGATATTGAAATAATTAGGAATTAGTATAATGATTAAAAAAGTTATAATAATTTTGCTGTTAGTTATTATTTCTACTGTGTTATCTATATGTATAGGAAGTGTATTCATACATCCAAAGGAAATATTTGCTATATTATTATATAAGTTTT is from Brachyspira hampsonii and encodes:
- a CDS encoding ABC transporter substrate-binding protein — translated: MKTVIIFLFAFFSIFLFSCSNADTNNKNLSIKDRAGNEIAVPEKIENIACLSPSVTDVILALGLADKITASDSTSIEILQTNNIDVSNIAVFDMLNPDSEKMIAMRPDIIFVNTFSVFSGKNSLDSIKASDICVAVIPNSDTIKSIEDDITFLGDVLNKSDEASNIISIMDKNIENIRAIGESIQNKKKVYFEIAALPNLYSFGTNVYLDDMINIIGASNIFSDKNSWITTTEENVLFSNPDIIFTSVHYIDNPTEEILSRESWQNVNAVKNKDVYYIASGSLPTHNIVNALIIMAKYAYPNEYKDIEIIRN